One genomic segment of Vibrio fluvialis includes these proteins:
- a CDS encoding tagaturonate reductase → MMKQLNRDTFPGPSYPTKIIQFGEGNFLRAFLDWQIDQLNQHTDFNAGVSVIRPIGGEFPPSLNTQHGLYTTLIRGLDESGEAVSQSRIIYSVNEELSAYREFEAILERAKNPDIEFVFSNTTEAGIAFVDSDQLGDLPPSSYPAKLTRMLWERFNHFDGAQDKGWTLIPCELIDYNGEALKAIVLRYIDLWELPAAFRNWVESANTFCSTLVDRIVTGYPKDEVAALEAELNYRDTFMVSAENFYLFVIQGPQWLNQALCLDQLSDEQALNIKIVDDIKPYKERKVAILNGAHTALVPVAFQAGIDTVGDSMQDEQIAAYLKAVMFDEIIPTLSLPKDELHAFAHDVEYRFKNPYIKHLLLSIALNSMTKFKTRILPQLLTYQQTQGQLPRYLSFALAALITFYRGQRAEGEYVLADDQPWLDFFASEWPKVDRGESSHRELVHGVLSNAAHWETDLARVPGLAERVTAHVERICAQGMRDARSAVVKGKLVNPLLKIHPSDNVAVALRDLDAGLTVELDGQTLTLLEAIPQAHKVALKDFAPNDRVIKYGAPIGHALARLPSGSECIKTTFAPTSAT, encoded by the coding sequence ATGATGAAACAACTTAATCGCGATACTTTTCCCGGCCCGTCTTATCCGACCAAAATCATTCAGTTTGGTGAGGGCAACTTTCTGCGCGCATTCTTGGACTGGCAAATTGACCAGTTGAACCAACACACCGACTTCAACGCTGGCGTCAGTGTCATTCGCCCAATTGGCGGCGAGTTTCCACCCAGTCTCAATACGCAACATGGCTTGTACACCACGCTGATTCGTGGTCTGGATGAGTCCGGCGAAGCGGTGTCTCAGTCTCGCATCATCTATTCAGTCAACGAAGAGCTGTCGGCGTACCGCGAATTCGAAGCGATTCTGGAGCGCGCGAAAAACCCGGACATTGAGTTTGTCTTCTCCAATACCACCGAAGCGGGCATTGCGTTTGTCGACAGCGATCAACTGGGCGATTTGCCGCCAAGCAGCTACCCCGCCAAACTGACCCGCATGTTGTGGGAGCGCTTCAATCACTTCGACGGCGCCCAAGACAAAGGTTGGACCCTCATTCCTTGTGAGCTGATTGACTACAACGGCGAAGCACTTAAAGCCATCGTATTGCGTTACATCGACCTTTGGGAACTACCTGCGGCGTTTCGTAACTGGGTGGAAAGTGCTAATACGTTCTGCTCCACCTTGGTGGATCGCATTGTCACTGGCTATCCAAAAGATGAAGTGGCCGCTTTGGAAGCCGAACTCAACTACCGCGACACCTTTATGGTCAGCGCAGAGAACTTCTACCTGTTCGTGATTCAAGGCCCGCAATGGCTGAACCAAGCCCTGTGTCTTGATCAACTGAGCGACGAACAGGCACTGAACATCAAAATCGTCGATGACATCAAGCCATACAAAGAGCGTAAAGTCGCCATTTTGAATGGTGCTCACACCGCGTTAGTGCCGGTGGCGTTTCAGGCCGGCATCGATACGGTGGGCGACAGCATGCAAGACGAGCAGATCGCCGCGTACCTCAAAGCGGTGATGTTTGACGAAATCATTCCGACCTTGTCGTTGCCAAAAGATGAACTGCACGCCTTTGCGCACGATGTCGAATATCGCTTCAAAAACCCGTACATCAAGCATTTGTTATTGTCGATTGCGCTCAACAGCATGACCAAGTTCAAAACGCGTATTCTGCCGCAGTTGCTCACCTACCAGCAGACACAAGGTCAACTGCCGCGTTACCTGAGCTTTGCGCTGGCAGCTCTCATCACCTTCTATCGCGGGCAACGCGCTGAGGGTGAGTATGTCCTCGCCGATGACCAGCCTTGGCTCGATTTCTTTGCCAGCGAATGGCCAAAAGTCGACCGTGGCGAAAGCAGCCACCGCGAACTGGTTCACGGCGTATTGAGCAATGCCGCGCACTGGGAAACAGACCTCGCCCGCGTTCCTGGGCTGGCAGAACGCGTGACGGCGCACGTTGAACGCATTTGCGCGCAAGGTATGCGAGACGCGCGCTCAGCCGTTGTTAAGGGGAAGCTTGTGAATCCATTACTCAAAATTCATCCGAGCGATAACGTCGCCGTGGCGCTGCGCGATTTAGACGCAGGGTTGACCGTGGAACTCGATGGTCAAACCCTGACGTTGCTGGAAGCCATTCCACAAGCGCACAAAGTAGCACTGAAGGATTTCGCGCCAAACGATCGGGTGATCAAGTACGGCGCGCCAATTGGCCATGCTTTGGCGCGATTGCCATCGGGCAGCGAGTGTATCAAGACAACATTCGCACCAACCTCAGCGACCTGA
- a CDS encoding UxaA family hydrolase, whose amino-acid sequence MSLYRRANGSVGIRNELWIIPTVGCVNAMAKMMKKQVEADMDLSHIDGIQVFTHQYGCSQLGDDHNNTKLLLQNLVKHPNAGGVLVVGLGCENNQVNAFRDSTRRFRPRADLDYSTHTIICEEKRRSE is encoded by the coding sequence GTGTCGCTCTATCGCCGCGCCAATGGAAGCGTCGGCATTCGCAACGAACTGTGGATCATTCCGACTGTGGGCTGCGTCAATGCCATGGCCAAGATGATGAAAAAGCAGGTCGAAGCGGACATGGATCTGTCCCACATCGACGGCATTCAGGTCTTCACCCATCAATATGGCTGCTCGCAACTGGGCGATGACCACAACAACACCAAGTTGCTGTTGCAGAATCTGGTCAAACATCCCAACGCGGGCGGGGTTCTGGTGGTTGGCCTTGGCTGTGAAAACAACCAAGTGAATGCGTTTCGTGACTCGACTCGGCGATTTCGACCGCGGGCGGATCTGGATTATTCGACTCACACGATCATCTGCGAAGAGAAACGGCGCTCCGAATGA